The proteins below are encoded in one region of Desulfonatronum thioautotrophicum:
- the lysA gene encoding diaminopimelate decarboxylase, protein MHHFTYRNGELYAENVAVRELAAEYGTPLYVYSTATFTRHFQAFDSAFADLPHMTCYSVKANSNLCILRLLSDLGAGMDIVSGGELFRALSAGVPARKIVYSGVGKRSEEIRAALLADILMFNVESLDELRRINDIALEMDMVARISLRINPDVDPKTHPYISTGMKANKFGLDITQSLEGYKLALELPGIEPVGIDCHIGSQLTTIEPFLEALRRIKDFNLKLKKLGVDVRFLDLGGGLGITYDQEEPPHPQEFGQLLVKELQDMDITLILEPGRVIAGNTGILVTEVVYTKSTESKNFVIVDAAMNDLVRPSLYQSHHTIAEVTPRQRATRTVDVVGPICESGDFLARDRDLPEVHAGELLAIFSAGAYGFTMSSQYNSRPRAAEILVDGNQVMLARKRETYSDLIALERQCLKE, encoded by the coding sequence GTGCATCACTTTACGTACCGCAATGGAGAATTGTACGCGGAGAACGTAGCGGTCCGGGAACTGGCCGCCGAATACGGCACCCCGCTCTATGTCTATTCCACCGCCACATTTACCCGACACTTTCAGGCCTTTGATTCCGCCTTCGCGGATCTGCCCCACATGACGTGCTACTCGGTCAAAGCCAACTCCAATCTCTGTATCCTGCGCTTGCTCAGCGATCTGGGCGCGGGCATGGACATTGTTTCCGGCGGGGAATTGTTCCGGGCACTTTCCGCCGGCGTCCCGGCCCGCAAGATCGTCTATTCCGGAGTGGGCAAGCGGTCCGAAGAAATCCGGGCCGCACTGCTGGCCGACATCCTGATGTTCAACGTGGAATCCCTGGACGAGTTGCGGCGGATCAACGACATCGCCCTGGAGATGGACATGGTCGCCCGGATCAGTCTGCGCATCAATCCGGACGTGGACCCCAAAACCCACCCATACATCTCCACGGGGATGAAAGCGAACAAATTCGGACTGGACATCACGCAGTCCCTGGAAGGCTACAAGCTGGCCCTGGAGCTTCCCGGAATAGAGCCCGTGGGCATCGACTGCCATATCGGTTCCCAGTTGACGACCATTGAGCCGTTTCTGGAAGCCCTGCGGCGAATCAAGGATTTCAACCTGAAACTGAAGAAGCTGGGCGTGGATGTCCGTTTTCTGGACCTGGGCGGTGGCCTGGGCATCACCTATGACCAGGAGGAGCCCCCGCATCCCCAGGAATTCGGCCAACTGTTGGTCAAGGAACTGCAGGATATGGACATTACCCTGATTCTGGAGCCCGGCCGGGTCATCGCCGGCAACACCGGGATCCTTGTCACGGAAGTCGTCTACACCAAGTCAACGGAATCCAAGAATTTTGTCATTGTCGACGCCGCGATGAACGACCTGGTCCGCCCTTCCCTCTATCAATCTCACCACACCATCGCCGAAGTAACGCCCCGTCAAAGAGCAACGCGAACCGTGGATGTGGTTGGGCCGATCTGCGAATCCGGTGATTTTCTGGCCCGGGACCGAGATTTGCCCGAGGTCCACGCCGGAGAGCTGCTGGCGATTTTTTCCGCCGGAGCGTATGGCTTTACGATGTCTTCACAGTACAATTCCCGGCCTCGGGCTGCTGAAATCCTGGTGGACGGCAACCAGGTCATGCTGGCCCGCAAACGTGAGACCTACAGCGACCTGATCGCCCTGGAGCGGCAATGTCTCAAGGAGTGA
- the mutS gene encoding DNA mismatch repair protein MutS: MSDAPSPKLTPMLEQYLGIKAEHPDALLFFRMGDFYELFFEDAEVAARELQIALTSRNPNATVPVPMCGVPYHACETYLTQLLSKGLKVAICDQVEDPREAKGLVKRAVTRVLTPGTLVEDAGLEAKEHHFLAALHWDGQADVGAVAWVDVSTGACRGIRIRGQLPLWSWVAKLDPRELLLPDHMRPPVQAGDISFRITALPMRGFFEFDQAKERVLRTQAVADLHVLDLENKPQLVQAFGALLAYLKQTQKRDPNHLQSFQVIQPGDFLLLDEVTLRNLEIFRRMDGGRGPGTLRHVLDKTLTPMGGRLLESRLHYPWKEIETILRNQAVVAAMVQNNAARSELARKLTSTTDLERIATRITMNRTSPRDFAALLQGIARLPEIREALGKLIPSQEGSGTNSKQNCVPETIRQDAGADDSPGLLIDILKKWDDLTELKDLLQRALVDSPPLLITDGGIFRAGFDPDLDALLELVEHGQDTLRDMLVREQQETGQPKMKMGYNRVFGYYFELPRSLSKELPERFQRRQSLVSSERFVTAELKELEDRLLGAADRRKALEHRLFQELRDQVDRFRLRVMHMAETLARLDVWLALAEAAQKWSWSRPVLTTDQNIFITGGRHPGIEACQGSANYIPNDVQLDDQRRVLIITGPNMGGKSTVLRQTALICILAQIGSYVPAATATIGLTDRIFTRVGASDNLSLGQSTFMVEMIETARILRQATQRSLVILDEIGRGTSTYDGLALAWAVVEELSGQGTSSARGSVRTLFATHYHELTALEGSLPGVRNYNIAVKEWKGDIIFLRRLVPGPSDRSYGIEVAKLAGLPRRVVLRAKEILGQLDAAKPSGIQSSASRPAKRPTLALTRDPLPGLGLSHGIGDNTVEADVLKQLQELDPAHISPMQALKLLQGWKELLESERSRD; encoded by the coding sequence ATGAGTGACGCACCCTCCCCCAAGCTCACGCCGATGCTGGAGCAGTACCTGGGCATCAAGGCCGAACATCCGGATGCCCTGCTCTTCTTCCGGATGGGCGACTTCTATGAGCTGTTTTTCGAGGATGCCGAAGTGGCGGCACGGGAACTCCAGATTGCCCTGACCAGCCGCAATCCCAACGCCACGGTTCCCGTCCCCATGTGCGGAGTGCCGTATCATGCCTGTGAGACCTACCTGACCCAGCTGCTAAGCAAGGGCCTCAAGGTGGCCATTTGTGACCAGGTGGAGGACCCAAGGGAGGCCAAGGGCCTGGTCAAGCGGGCGGTAACCCGGGTTCTGACCCCTGGAACCCTGGTGGAGGACGCCGGGCTGGAGGCCAAGGAGCACCATTTTCTGGCTGCGTTGCACTGGGACGGCCAGGCCGATGTCGGGGCAGTTGCCTGGGTGGATGTGTCCACTGGTGCATGCCGGGGAATCCGGATTCGCGGCCAATTACCCTTATGGTCCTGGGTGGCCAAGCTTGATCCCCGCGAACTGTTGCTCCCTGACCACATGCGCCCCCCGGTCCAGGCCGGTGATATCTCCTTTCGCATCACTGCGCTCCCCATGCGTGGCTTTTTCGAGTTCGACCAGGCCAAAGAGCGGGTTCTGCGAACCCAGGCCGTGGCCGACCTGCATGTCCTGGACCTGGAAAATAAACCGCAACTGGTCCAGGCCTTTGGGGCTCTGCTGGCTTACCTGAAGCAGACCCAGAAACGCGATCCGAACCACCTGCAGTCCTTCCAGGTTATCCAGCCTGGAGATTTTCTGCTGTTGGATGAGGTGACCCTGCGTAACCTGGAAATCTTTCGGCGTATGGACGGCGGCCGAGGCCCGGGCACCCTGCGCCATGTCCTGGACAAAACCCTGACGCCCATGGGCGGTCGACTTCTGGAATCCCGACTCCATTACCCCTGGAAAGAAATCGAAACGATCCTGCGGAACCAGGCCGTGGTCGCCGCCATGGTCCAGAACAATGCCGCCCGGTCGGAACTTGCCCGAAAGCTGACCTCCACCACGGATCTGGAACGGATCGCCACCCGGATCACCATGAACCGGACATCTCCCAGGGACTTCGCGGCCTTACTCCAGGGAATCGCCCGACTGCCCGAAATCCGGGAGGCTTTGGGCAAACTGATTCCGTCGCAAGAAGGATCGGGCACCAATTCAAAACAAAACTGTGTGCCTGAAACGATCAGACAGGATGCGGGAGCCGACGATTCCCCAGGTCTGCTCATTGATATTCTGAAAAAATGGGATGACCTGACGGAGTTGAAGGACCTGCTCCAACGGGCCCTCGTGGACTCCCCACCCCTGCTGATCACCGACGGGGGCATTTTTCGCGCCGGCTTCGACCCGGACCTGGACGCCCTGCTGGAACTGGTGGAACATGGCCAGGATACCTTGCGGGACATGCTGGTCCGCGAACAGCAGGAAACCGGACAACCCAAAATGAAGATGGGGTACAACCGGGTGTTCGGCTACTATTTCGAGCTGCCCCGCTCCCTGTCCAAAGAACTGCCGGAGCGATTCCAGCGCCGTCAATCCCTGGTTTCCAGCGAACGGTTCGTGACCGCGGAACTCAAGGAGCTGGAGGATCGGCTGCTTGGAGCCGCAGATCGGCGAAAGGCTCTGGAGCATCGACTTTTCCAGGAACTGCGGGACCAGGTGGATCGATTTCGCCTCCGGGTGATGCACATGGCGGAAACCCTGGCCCGCCTGGATGTCTGGTTGGCCCTGGCTGAGGCCGCCCAAAAATGGTCCTGGTCCCGCCCCGTCCTCACCACCGACCAAAACATCTTTATCACCGGTGGACGTCATCCGGGCATTGAGGCCTGCCAGGGCAGCGCGAACTATATTCCCAACGACGTCCAGCTTGACGACCAACGCCGGGTCCTGATCATCACCGGACCGAACATGGGCGGCAAATCCACGGTGCTCCGCCAGACCGCGCTGATCTGCATCCTGGCCCAGATCGGTTCCTATGTTCCCGCCGCAACCGCGACCATCGGATTGACGGACCGGATCTTCACCCGGGTGGGTGCTTCGGATAACTTGAGTCTTGGGCAAAGCACCTTTATGGTGGAGATGATCGAGACGGCGCGCATCCTCCGCCAGGCCACCCAGCGCAGCCTGGTCATCCTGGATGAGATCGGCCGGGGAACCAGCACCTACGATGGGTTGGCCTTGGCCTGGGCCGTGGTGGAGGAATTGTCCGGCCAGGGAACCAGCTCGGCCCGAGGGTCCGTGAGAACCCTTTTCGCCACCCACTACCATGAATTGACCGCTCTGGAAGGCTCTCTCCCTGGAGTGCGCAACTACAATATCGCGGTCAAGGAATGGAAAGGCGACATCATTTTTCTCCGGCGGTTGGTTCCCGGACCATCGGACCGCAGCTACGGCATCGAGGTGGCCAAACTGGCCGGCCTGCCCCGCCGGGTCGTGCTCCGGGCCAAAGAAATTCTCGGACAGCTGGACGCGGCCAAGCCATCTGGCATTCAGAGCAGCGCAAGCCGGCCAGCAAAAAGGCCGACATTGGCGCTGACCCGTGACCCACTGCCCGGGCTGGGTCTTTCCCATGGTATTGGCGACAATACGGTGGAAGCGGATGTGCTCAAGCAGTTGCAAGAGCTGGATCCCGCGCATATCAGTCCGATGCAGGCCCTGAAACTGCTTCAAGGCTGGAAGGAGCTGCTGGAGAGCGAAAGATCCAGGGATTGA
- a CDS encoding tetratricopeptide repeat protein: MRDWIKTVFSSRSLGQDFLRSESHADGLLPPSEDTFAAISELSRVVKNNPDAVEIYLALGNLYRSQGEIERAVHIRQNLILRPGLHHEFKARALYELGRDYKRGGFVDRAFEALRQARKIAGNNPAINQELAKLSAESEEFVQAAKYYLELGNSIAEAHYMVRQAQKECRDDPKNTQAGKWIDRALKVSPGCMEAWLEKLQRVWNGLDKGKPAKILEQAMGLVPETMRFMLLEGLLQKSLENHSTESRPTATDLDAILAVLDKFPHDMLLQYYGGLLLLSQGRKQEAQNWFERCLILEPNFWLARLEILDLAQKHHDLPKPLAVQLDFFISRAREVKRFSCRQCGLKRESIFFICPRCGSWHSISFRRNLNE, from the coding sequence ATGCGCGATTGGATCAAAACGGTTTTCTCCTCACGCTCCCTGGGCCAGGACTTTCTTCGTTCTGAATCGCATGCCGATGGCTTGCTGCCACCTTCCGAGGATACCTTTGCAGCCATCAGCGAACTGAGCCGGGTCGTCAAGAACAATCCCGACGCTGTGGAAATTTACCTGGCCCTGGGCAATCTCTACCGCTCCCAGGGAGAAATCGAGCGGGCCGTGCATATCCGCCAGAACCTGATCCTTCGTCCGGGACTACATCACGAATTCAAGGCTCGCGCGCTCTATGAATTGGGCCGGGACTACAAACGAGGCGGCTTTGTGGACAGAGCCTTCGAGGCTCTGCGGCAAGCCCGCAAGATTGCGGGAAACAATCCAGCCATCAACCAGGAGTTGGCCAAACTCAGCGCGGAATCCGAGGAATTTGTCCAGGCGGCAAAATACTATCTGGAGCTGGGAAACAGCATTGCAGAGGCCCACTACATGGTTCGTCAGGCTCAAAAGGAATGTCGTGACGACCCGAAAAACACTCAGGCTGGAAAGTGGATCGACCGGGCTCTGAAGGTTTCCCCGGGGTGCATGGAAGCATGGCTGGAAAAGCTGCAGCGGGTCTGGAATGGTCTGGATAAGGGAAAACCGGCCAAAATTTTGGAACAGGCCATGGGTTTGGTCCCGGAAACCATGCGCTTCATGCTGCTGGAGGGACTGCTCCAGAAATCCCTGGAAAACCACTCCACCGAATCACGTCCAACCGCGACGGACCTGGACGCCATCCTGGCCGTACTGGACAAATTCCCGCACGATATGCTCCTGCAGTACTATGGCGGGTTGTTATTATTGAGTCAGGGCCGAAAACAAGAGGCCCAAAACTGGTTCGAACGCTGTTTGATCCTGGAACCGAATTTCTGGCTGGCCCGCCTGGAAATTCTGGATTTGGCTCAAAAGCACCATGACTTGCCCAAGCCGTTGGCCGTGCAGTTGGACTTTTTCATCTCCCGAGCCAGAGAGGTCAAACGGTTTTCTTGTCGCCAGTGCGGTTTGAAGCGGGAATCGATCTTCTTCATCTGCCCGCGCTGCGGCTCCTGGCACTCCATCTCGTTTCGCCGCAACCTGAATGAGTGA
- a CDS encoding LapA family protein, translated as MRYLKVLLLTLFFFVSMVFFIQNNEMLANELILKLELFDASFVSRELPFYLIVLLSFVVGSVFSMSYFLAEKIRLNHELKASKAKLAALEQEVTSLRNLPLEEEVYPSSAAKAEAHANPDDTTHPQSDRKREDGPA; from the coding sequence ATGCGCTACTTGAAGGTCCTGCTGCTCACGCTGTTTTTCTTTGTCTCCATGGTGTTCTTTATTCAGAACAATGAAATGCTCGCCAACGAACTCATTCTCAAGCTGGAACTGTTTGACGCCAGCTTCGTTTCCCGCGAGTTGCCGTTCTACCTGATCGTATTACTCAGCTTTGTCGTCGGCTCGGTTTTCAGCATGAGCTACTTTCTGGCGGAAAAAATCCGTCTGAACCATGAACTCAAGGCCTCGAAAGCCAAACTTGCCGCCCTGGAACAGGAAGTGACCTCCCTGCGCAACCTGCCCTTGGAGGAAGAGGTCTATCCTTCCAGCGCCGCCAAGGCCGAAGCCCACGCCAATCCCGATGACACGACGCATCCCCAATCGGACAGGAAGCGAGAAGACGGCCCGGCGTAG
- a CDS encoding HIT family protein has translation MDTLFAPWRMEYVLSPKADSCIFCLSESTAHDQSQLVLVRGKLCFVIMNRYPYANGHLMVAPYRHVSDLTELNEAEAAELTTWLQHAVRILREAVRPDGFNIGLNLGDVAGAGIQDHLHMHIVPRWHGDTSFITVCSQTRVVPEHLATTFAKLAPLFRVPPSPSNPA, from the coding sequence ATGGACACCCTTTTCGCTCCCTGGAGAATGGAGTATGTTCTCAGCCCCAAGGCGGACAGTTGCATCTTCTGCCTCTCCGAATCCACCGCCCACGACCAAAGCCAGTTGGTATTGGTTCGGGGAAAACTTTGCTTTGTGATCATGAACAGGTATCCTTATGCCAACGGCCATCTGATGGTTGCTCCGTATCGGCATGTTTCTGACCTTACGGAACTGAATGAAGCGGAAGCCGCTGAATTGACAACCTGGCTGCAACACGCCGTGCGGATTCTCCGGGAAGCCGTCAGACCGGATGGTTTCAACATCGGACTGAATCTGGGCGACGTTGCCGGGGCGGGCATCCAGGATCACCTGCACATGCACATCGTGCCCCGCTGGCACGGAGACACCTCATTCATCACGGTTTGCAGCCAGACCCGGGTCGTTCCCGAACACCTTGCGACCACCTTTGCAAAACTGGCCCCGCTGTTCCGTGTTCCTCCTTCACCCTCTAACCCCGCATAA
- a CDS encoding amino acid ABC transporter ATP-binding protein, whose translation MSAADKIISIHNASKFFGSLKALYNVSLDIHTGEKVVIIGPSGSGKSTLLRSINRLETIDQGTITVGGKNIDAPGSDINALRMEMGMVFQSFNLFPHKTVLENLTMAPIKLKKIPRGQAEEQAMALLKKVGIEEKSGVYPVQLSGGQKQRVAIARALAMNPKIMLFDEPTSALDPEMIGEVLDVMVTLAKEGMTMAVVTHEMGFAREVADRIVFMDQGEILEIGTPDHFFERPEHPRLKKFLSQIL comes from the coding sequence ATGAGCGCCGCTGATAAAATCATCAGCATTCACAACGCCTCCAAATTCTTTGGAAGTCTCAAGGCATTATATAATGTCTCCCTGGACATTCACACCGGGGAAAAGGTGGTCATCATCGGTCCCAGTGGATCCGGCAAAAGCACCCTGCTGCGCTCCATCAACCGATTGGAAACCATTGACCAGGGAACCATTACGGTTGGCGGCAAGAACATCGACGCTCCTGGCAGCGACATTAATGCCCTGCGCATGGAGATGGGCATGGTTTTTCAAAGTTTTAATCTTTTCCCGCATAAAACCGTGCTGGAAAACCTGACCATGGCCCCCATCAAACTGAAGAAAATTCCTCGCGGCCAGGCCGAGGAGCAGGCCATGGCATTGCTCAAAAAGGTTGGGATCGAGGAAAAGTCCGGGGTCTATCCGGTCCAACTGTCCGGAGGACAGAAGCAGCGTGTGGCCATAGCCAGGGCTTTGGCCATGAACCCCAAAATTATGCTTTTTGACGAGCCAACCTCGGCCCTGGATCCGGAAATGATCGGTGAAGTCCTGGATGTCATGGTCACCCTGGCCAAAGAAGGCATGACCATGGCCGTGGTCACCCACGAGATGGGCTTTGCCAGGGAGGTGGCGGACCGAATCGTCTTCATGGACCAGGGCGAGATTCTGGAAATCGGCACCCCGGATCACTTCTTCGAGCGTCCTGAGCATCCTCGCTTGAAAAAGTTTCTGAGCCAGATCCTCTAA
- a CDS encoding amino acid ABC transporter permease, with the protein MAEKHVVIDVGDGAALPRKRDRGLFSAWWIALIGALSIISYLCLTRPDPYWRVLKFLPDGIMVTFQVTILSILLALVLGLFTGLGRISKNRAINLIASTYVEVVRGIPLLVQLFYIYFALGQVFANLPDSNALFIFLKNMPPLVAAVIAMGICYGAYMGEVFRAGIESIDHGQTEAARSLGFSRTQTMFYVILPQAWRTILPPVGNEFIALLKDSSLVSILAVSDILRRGREFASVTFNYFETYTMVALVYLVITLLLSKIVSTMEERLNYYERR; encoded by the coding sequence ATGGCCGAAAAGCACGTCGTCATTGACGTTGGAGACGGAGCGGCCCTGCCGCGCAAGCGAGACCGGGGACTATTCAGCGCCTGGTGGATCGCGCTGATTGGCGCCCTGAGCATCATAAGCTATCTGTGCCTCACCCGCCCTGATCCATATTGGCGGGTCCTCAAATTTCTCCCGGATGGCATCATGGTCACCTTCCAGGTCACCATTTTGTCCATTCTCCTCGCCCTGGTCCTGGGCCTGTTCACCGGACTGGGCCGGATTTCCAAAAACAGGGCCATCAACCTGATCGCCTCGACATACGTGGAAGTGGTCCGCGGCATTCCGCTGCTGGTCCAGCTGTTCTATATCTATTTTGCCCTCGGCCAGGTCTTCGCCAATCTCCCCGACTCCAATGCCTTGTTCATCTTCCTGAAGAACATGCCGCCGCTGGTGGCCGCGGTCATTGCCATGGGCATCTGCTACGGGGCCTACATGGGCGAGGTCTTCCGGGCCGGAATCGAATCCATCGACCACGGCCAGACCGAGGCAGCCAGGTCCCTGGGTTTCAGCCGCACCCAGACTATGTTCTACGTCATCCTGCCCCAAGCCTGGCGAACCATCTTGCCGCCCGTGGGCAACGAATTCATCGCCCTGCTTAAGGACAGCTCCCTGGTTTCCATCCTGGCGGTGTCGGATATCCTCCGTCGCGGCCGGGAGTTCGCCAGCGTGACCTTCAACTACTTCGAGACGTATACCATGGTCGCCCTGGTCTATTTGGTGATCACGCTGCTCCTATCCAAGATTGTCAGCACCATGGAAGAAAGGTTGAACTATTATGAGCGCCGCTGA
- a CDS encoding basic amino acid ABC transporter substrate-binding protein: protein MLKYFLPAKLLLVGMLLMAMTSTAWAQRTITFASDCTWPPMEMINEDRECVGFGPDLVNAMARAGGFEAVIRNTAWDGIFAGLAAGRYDAISSSVSITEERRRAMDFSDPYFEVQQGVVVRQGSDIQSEADLAGKTIGAQIGTTGYFTAMRIAGNNAKSYDEVGLAITDLANGRLDAVIADDAVAADFALTNPDFSRNLTLAFLIEPDEPEYLGFAVQRGDTETLELINSALAAVKASSEYDQIFKKWFGGE from the coding sequence ATGCTGAAGTATTTTCTTCCAGCGAAACTGCTTTTGGTGGGAATGCTTTTGATGGCCATGACGTCCACGGCCTGGGCGCAGCGGACCATCACCTTTGCATCCGACTGCACGTGGCCCCCCATGGAAATGATCAACGAAGATCGTGAGTGCGTCGGATTCGGTCCGGACCTGGTCAATGCCATGGCCCGGGCGGGCGGATTTGAGGCCGTGATCCGGAACACTGCCTGGGACGGCATTTTTGCCGGATTGGCCGCCGGGCGCTACGACGCCATCTCCTCCTCCGTGTCCATCACCGAGGAGCGCAGAAGAGCCATGGATTTTTCCGATCCCTACTTCGAGGTCCAGCAGGGCGTAGTGGTTCGCCAGGGCTCCGACATCCAGAGTGAAGCCGACCTGGCCGGAAAGACCATCGGCGCGCAGATCGGCACAACCGGTTACTTTACCGCCATGCGCATTGCCGGAAACAATGCCAAGAGCTACGATGAAGTGGGATTGGCCATCACGGATCTGGCCAACGGACGCCTGGACGCCGTTATCGCCGACGACGCCGTGGCCGCGGACTTCGCTTTGACCAACCCCGACTTTTCCCGAAACCTGACCCTGGCCTTTCTCATTGAGCCCGACGAGCCGGAATACCTGGGCTTTGCCGTGCAAAGAGGCGATACGGAAACCCTGGAATTGATCAACTCCGCCCTGGCTGCGGTCAAGGCCAGCAGCGAGTATGATCAGATCTTCAAGAAATGGTTTGGGGGAGAATAA
- a CDS encoding DUF362 domain-containing protein produces the protein MTAPAANRPDDDLAGASDGSIPVGLTRCAAYEPDLLTTSIQACWQSIGRFFRPGDVVLVKPNLVTSRRAYLSCTHPLVVRTVCTLLLDHGVRVQVGDSPAFGTAGQVARAAGLTEALRDLRLPILDLNRPVQRRLDCGILVGISRHVLEADLLLNLPKLKAHSQLLLTAASKNLFGCVSGVRKALAHMRHGQNDDLAMLVLDLQTHLPPTTSLLDAVTAMHVSGPASGQPCNLGLLAASDNAVALDTVIYTALSLRPDQVPLWREACRKKLPGHHPNQIANALLAPDTLDLSAFQLPDRLNPVSFHPCQLIKSLCRRMWLRLRAGVSGR, from the coding sequence TTGACCGCGCCTGCTGCAAATCGGCCGGACGATGACCTCGCGGGAGCATCCGACGGGTCCATCCCTGTGGGCCTGACCCGTTGCGCGGCCTATGAGCCGGATCTGCTAACCACGTCCATCCAGGCATGTTGGCAGTCCATCGGGCGATTTTTTCGGCCCGGGGATGTCGTGCTGGTCAAACCCAACCTGGTCACCTCCCGACGGGCGTATCTCTCATGCACTCACCCCTTGGTGGTGCGCACGGTGTGCACGCTACTCTTGGATCATGGCGTCCGTGTCCAGGTAGGCGACTCTCCGGCTTTTGGTACCGCTGGCCAGGTGGCCCGGGCCGCCGGACTGACCGAGGCTCTGCGTGACTTGAGGTTGCCCATCCTTGATTTGAATCGGCCTGTACAGCGTCGCCTGGACTGCGGCATCCTTGTCGGCATTTCCCGTCATGTCCTGGAGGCCGACCTGCTGCTGAACCTGCCCAAACTCAAGGCACACTCGCAGTTGCTGCTCACTGCGGCGTCCAAGAACCTCTTCGGTTGCGTCAGCGGGGTTCGTAAAGCCTTGGCCCATATGCGCCATGGGCAAAACGACGATTTGGCCATGCTGGTTCTGGACCTTCAGACCCACCTCCCGCCCACGACTTCTTTGCTGGACGCCGTCACCGCCATGCATGTCTCCGGGCCGGCCAGCGGGCAGCCCTGCAACCTGGGGCTGTTGGCCGCTTCGGACAATGCCGTGGCCCTGGACACCGTCATCTATACGGCCTTGAGCCTGCGTCCGGATCAGGTCCCCCTTTGGCGCGAAGCCTGTAGAAAAAAACTGCCCGGTCATCACCCGAACCAGATCGCCAATGCCCTGCTCGCCCCCGATACGCTGGACCTCTCCGCCTTCCAGCTACCGGATCGCCTCAATCCGGTTTCCTTTCACCCGTGCCAACTGATAAAAAGCCTGTGCCGGAGAATGTGGCTCAGGCTGCGCGCCGGTGTATCGGGAAGGTGA
- a CDS encoding rhodanese-like domain-containing protein, with protein MPVQPIFPEEIPTFSSRLTEAEYALVDVRQPGEYQEGHIPGARLLPLPEIEDHLDELRSTPNLIFYCRSGARSQAAASMAQEALPPQTRILNMTGGFLAWEGNALTDMPRMALFDHDQTLKPSQALLRAMELEKAAQRFYQSAATRAHSPELTKTLETLAKVEQAHAHVLYHRLQQIDPASAPRDFTDYFAGMQGDILEGGLSMEDAVAALGQAQEQAQGKGQAPDKPRNQNNGISTNQQGKAREQFCLGITELALQIELMAYDLYKNLALSHSGTELESVFLDLAQDERGHQRLLARILPKCVD; from the coding sequence ATGCCCGTTCAACCCATTTTTCCCGAAGAAATCCCCACCTTCAGCTCGCGCCTGACGGAAGCCGAATACGCCTTGGTGGACGTCCGCCAGCCTGGAGAATACCAGGAAGGCCATATTCCCGGCGCCCGACTGCTGCCGTTGCCGGAAATCGAAGATCATCTGGATGAACTGCGTTCCACGCCGAACCTGATTTTTTATTGCCGCAGCGGCGCAAGGTCCCAAGCCGCGGCCAGCATGGCCCAGGAGGCCTTGCCGCCGCAAACCCGCATCCTGAACATGACTGGAGGCTTCCTAGCCTGGGAAGGCAATGCCTTGACCGATATGCCGCGCATGGCGCTCTTTGATCATGACCAAACCCTGAAGCCGTCCCAGGCCCTGCTGCGAGCCATGGAACTGGAAAAAGCAGCCCAGCGCTTCTACCAGAGTGCCGCAACCCGAGCCCATTCCCCTGAACTGACCAAAACCTTGGAGACACTGGCCAAGGTGGAACAGGCCCATGCCCACGTCCTCTACCATCGCCTGCAGCAAATTGATCCGGCCTCTGCGCCCCGGGACTTTACGGACTATTTTGCAGGTATGCAGGGAGATATCCTGGAAGGCGGCCTATCCATGGAGGATGCCGTGGCCGCATTGGGACAGGCCCAGGAGCAGGCCCAAGGGAAGGGGCAGGCCCCGGACAAGCCCCGGAACCAGAACAACGGGATATCGACGAACCAGCAGGGCAAGGCTCGGGAGCAATTCTGCCTTGGAATCACGGAACTGGCGTTGCAAATCGAGCTCATGGCTTACGACCTTTACAAGAATTTGGCCTTAAGCCACTCCGGAACGGAACTGGAGTCCGTCTTTTTGGATTTGGCGCAAGACGAACGCGGACACCAGCGCCTCCTGGCGCGCATTCTGCCCAAGTGCGTGGATTGA